The Candidatus Equadaptatus faecalis genome includes the window GAAGAAGCGGACAAAGAAGCCTTCTATGACGAAGTTGAGGCTTACTGCAAACCAATGCTTTTCAAAAACGGCAAATGGTACGTAGATTACGTCAGGCTTCGCTTCCTTGCTGTCAAGCCGAAGAATAAAGACTGAACAACTGCAGTAAAACGCCCGCGTCAGCGGGCGTTTTTGATTTTAGCAGACGGCAGATGCTGACAATCAGGAAGAATTGGATTTACAAAAACTTTTGAGAATTTTAAAAAAATTACAAAAAAATTGACAGTTATATATTCTTTCTATATAATCATGAAAGTAAAACTTTGGAGGCGAACGCTATGTACGAAAAAAAACAGGTCGTTACTGGAAACGCTCCGTCACCAGCGGGACCGTATTCACAGGCAGTTGATTTTGGTGATTATATTTTTGTTGCCGGACAGCGTCCAATGGATCCTGTGACAGGCGAAATCAAACAGGAAATAAAGGCTGCAACGGAGCAGTGCATTAAAAATGTTCAGGCGATTCTAAAAGAGGCAGGCGCGGATCTTGAAGATATAGGCAAGACAACAGTTTTCCTTGCAGATATT containing:
- a CDS encoding Rid family detoxifying hydrolase; its protein translation is MYEKKQVVTGNAPSPAGPYSQAVDFGDYIFVAGQRPMDPVTGEIKQEIKAATEQCIKNVQAILKEAGADLEDIGKTTVFLADIKDFAAMNEVYTAMMPKPFPARSTIQVVLRGIPIEIEAIAKRKK